In one Lycorma delicatula isolate Av1 chromosome 5, ASM4794821v1, whole genome shotgun sequence genomic region, the following are encoded:
- the U3-55K gene encoding U3 small nuclear riboprotein factor 55K has translation MSSFFIRDKKGGSKRKLDHNKGLYQKNAKNRRLSSLRKNKGNPEPTVNYDDEEILSSEEELFENDSRKNFSEDEEPVTAQEKKVQLTKTYLEEIKRAEQDRLENAEVSNDVLANRLKEEALEQIGKLKKKVADKLLTVTSDDVHILRNKDHKLSITCLVISSDSKFIYSASKDCFIVKWIMNYKRKIKSISSAHKQKDTSKVGHNDVIISLAISNDNRFLASGDVKNVIHIWNPRSLDHIHCFKGHSGPVTGLTICRKSNNLYSSSGDRSIKVWSLEEMMYVETLFGHQCTVSSIDILCKDRAVSSGGADNSVRVWKIPEESQLIFNGSGRTIDMVRRLDDNHFVSCGEDGLICVWGIFKKKPLHVINNAHDLDFFTKEPNWVTSVASLAMSDVFASGSCNGCVKLWKNEDNFRNVSLLFTVPVKGYVNAMAFSSDENYLVLGVGQEHKLGRWETIKEAKNSVVVIELKKKNGLSSNEHSGF, from the exons ATGTCCAGCTTTTTTATTCGAGATAAGAAAGGTGGGTCTAAGCGAAAACTGGATCACAATAAGGGTCTGTATCAGAAAAATGCTAAAAACAGGCGCCTTTcaagtttaagaaaaaacaagGGAAACCCGGAACCGACTGTAAATTATGACGATGAAGAGATATTAAGTAGTGAagaagaattatttgaaaatgattcAAGGAAAAATTTTAGTGAAGACGAAGAGCCAGTTACTGCTCAAGAAAAGAAAGTTCAGTTAACGAAAACATACTTAGAAGAAATTAAACGAGCAGAACAGGACAGATTAGAAAATGCTGAAGTTAGCAATGATGTTCTTGCTAATCGTTTAAAAGAAGAAGCTTTAGAGCAGattggaaaattaaagaaaaaagttgcaGATAAGTTGCTGACTGTTACTAGTGACGATGTTCATATTTTACGCAATAAAGATCATAAACTCTCTATTACTTGTTTAGTAATATCAAGTGactctaaatttatatattctgcttctaaagattgttttattgttaagtgGATCATGAATTATAAACGGAAAATAAAATCGATTAGTTCTGCTCATAAACAGAAAGATACATCAAAGGTTGGTCATAATGATGTTATAATTTCTCTGGCTATTTCTAATGATAATAGATTTTTAGCTTCTGGTGATGTTAAAAACGTAATACATATCTGGAACCCACGATCGTTAGACCATATTCACTGCTTTAAAGGTCATTCTGGCCCGGTTACTGGGTTGACCATTTGTCGTAAGAGTAACAATCTGTATAGTTCATCAGGTGATAGATCAATTAAAGTCTGGAGTTTAGAAGAAATGATGTACGTTGAAACATTATTTGGACATCAATGCACTGTATCCAGTATAGATATTTTATGTAAAGATAGAGCTGTGTCATCTGGTGGTGCTGATAATTCTGTTCGTGTGTGGAAAATTCCAGAAGAATCGCAACTTATTTTTAATGGTAGTGGCAGGACAATTGATATGGTCAGACGTTTAGATGACAATCATTTTGTTTCTTGTGGTGAAGATGGTTTAATATGTGTTTGgggaatttttaagaaaaaaccatTGCATGTCATAAACAATGCTcatgatttagatttttttacaaaagaaccAAATTGGGTAACTAGTGTTGCCAGTTTAGCGATGTCTGATGTTTTTGCATCAGGTTCTTGTAATGGCTGCGTTAAGTTGTGGAAGAATGAAGACAATTTTAGAAATGTGTCATTATTATTTACGGTTCCTGTAAAGGGATATGTAAATGCGATGGCATTTTCATCTGATGAAAATTACCTTGTATTGGGTGTAGGACAAGAACATAAATTGGGGCGGTGGGAAACAATAAAAGAAGCTAAAAATTCTGTGGTCGTAAttgaactgaaaaagaaaaatggactTTCTAGTAATGAACATAGTG gttTTTGA